ttttaaataattcatattgATATTTCACATTTCTATACTACCTCCTCGAAATATTGTTTCACtcaaccacaactactgaagtacTGCCAAGGAGGACATTTGTAATATCCCTTCATCAAGGAGAATTTCACCTCCAAAAATGCCCCTGATAACACATTTGTTCAACATCTGTTCACTCTTCTAATTAAGCACACACTTAGACTCCTACTTGAACCAGCAAGTACAGTAACTGGTAAATAAGACTGGTAAATGTTAGatgtaaaaaactaaaatattaaaagcaagtcATTTTATATCTCATCCATCAAAAACACTGTACTCAGTTCCAAGGGTAGAATGCAGAAGACTGACTAAGCAAAGAAAGGTGACTTAAGATGGTGAAAACTCCAGAAACCATATAACAAAATGATAGAACTAAGAATGTTTAATATGAAAGAGAAGATTCAGGAAACAGAAATTTTCTAGTATCTAATGGCTGATACATGGAAATATGATCAGAATGTGTGTTGCAATGGAATGATGGGTAAATATGGAGGCGGCAGATTTTAACTGAATATAAgaggttttcaaaaaaaaaaagatgttttcaaCAGCTACACAATATGGAAAAGACTGCCTTTTGATCCATAAGTAAAATGTTAAGAACAGATGATGAACTAACGCTCAGTGCTGAGGAAAAATTCCTGCAATGAGTGGGTAATTACGTTAGAAAATCTCTAAAGCCCCTCCTAACTAGAAATGTACACTACTGTGTGAAAACATTTTGAATACATAAACTAAATGGCaataagaaaaatctaaaacagaGATCATCAGTCAATAGTACTTACATATACCCATACAGCAACACAGAAAGTGGCTCCACTAGCTAATACGGCATTACCATATTTGTCATGGAAATCAGGTGCCCGCTTCTGGTGGATCTGCCTTGCCACTGCTTGCTGAATGCTTTGaacttaaagagaaagaaaaagaatacaggaGCATATCTACCAATTATCAGGAAAAGAGAACATTTGTAATTGATATTACCACTTAACAAAAGCCGAGGAAGTTACTCTATAGCATTATGCAgtacaataaaatgttaaaacattGTAGCTAAAAGCAAAGTTGCATACTTTGAAATGCTTCACAAATAAGATGAACTGACAAATGGATAGCATGTGATGTAACAAATAGTGCAAAATGTTAGTTGTAGAATCTACATGCTGGGTATGTGGGTGTTCATTAGACAATTATTCCAACTTTTCAATATGTCTGAAATTTTCCCCAATACAATGTTGAGTGGGTAAAACAAAGAATAAGTGATGTCAGTAACATCCATGATAAATTGGTATTTGTATAATCCTTGAACTTGGCTCCTACTTCATTAATCTGAGtatttatgattttgattttcacAAAAGTTTACTCAGTAGTGCTCAACAATTTGAAAACTATAATACATAGACACTGTTCTCAGGTAACTTCCAGTCTAGAGAAGTCTATTATATACATAGACACAAACCATTATAATACAAGGAGGTAAAATGTTAGCTAAGCACTTTGAATAGCAGGTAGGATTTGGTTATGTAGATACGggaaaaggaaatctgaaaaaaagcagaaacagaaaaccCAGTGTACTATGAAACCAATCATGTTTGAAGGATAAGTTGTATAGAttagtgcatgtgtgctaaattgcttcaattgtgtccggactctgcgaccctatcgactgtagcccaccaggctcctctgtccatggggttttcccagcaagaatactggagtggattgccatgccctcctcccgggatcttcctgacccaaggttcGAACCTGcaggtttcttatgtctcctgcattggcaggcggagtcttaatcactagcgccacccaggaagcccctatACATTAGTAACAGGAAATGAAGCCACTTTTTTGGTAGAGCTAAGTCTCTGAGCAGAATGACAACATTAAAACCTTGTCATTACTGTTATTCTAGTAGAAAGAATTTCCAAACTGCTTCTGGAAGCACTTGGGGGgcttgggaaagaagaaagactAGAAAATGCTTATTTCCAgctgctttttttcttcctttccaatctaaGTAGCAGGTCCTTATTGTTTCACAGCCTCAAAAGGTATTTGAGTATGTAATGAAAATCGTATTAAAGAATAGCAATGTTGCCCATTCCTTAGCACTGACAAATATAATGGCTTCTATGTGATACAATGGGTTATTTCTAGAGTTACTACACCATGTAATGGTTTCCTAAGTGCCTTACAGGTTTTTGTCACCGTTGGTTACATTTCGAATGGGCAAATTTACAACATTTCACAATATATTCTGTTCTAGAGCAGTTAAAAGTGAGCATGTGAATTCCGCATTGAAAGTAACAACTCCCAAACCCCCTTCCCTGAAGTCCAAGGCCCTACCTTCTCAGaaggcaaagaaaataatattaccAAACTGTTCTGCAACACCTCATGACCTCAACACTCAAGTTCCACAAGTGGATTTCTTTAGACCTCTTCTCTGTGACAAAAAACGGTTCAGTTACCACCTattgataattttatataaacCTCAACAACTCCATGAGGTAGGTATATTTACTAAGCCCctattttacaaaagaggaaaatcaAGTTAAGAGACGTTAAATTATTCGCCCAAAGTGAAAGGGATAATAGACGTGGCTTTCAGAATAGGAAAAACCAGTCAGACAACTATTTTTTCGTTATTGTCAAAGGTGCTTCAGTATTTCGTACACAATCTAGTAATACTTCTAATGACTTTAAGCTGAAAATAAAAAGGTAGCTTAAGAACTAAATGCTAATTGCTCAAggtcactttcattttaaaactgttCACGTTACTCAAGGTCACCTTCAGTGCAAATGAAGTATAGAAATGACTTCTACTTCTCTAATCTAGAGCATTCTCAATACGTAACTCTGGATTCAAATTTTCCCTGTACTTATCTaacttttcagttcatttcagtcgctcagtcatgtccgactctatgcgaccccatgaatcgcagcaaggcaggcctccctgtccatcaccaactcccggagtttactcaaactcacgtccatcaagtcggtgatgccatccagccatttcatcctctgtcgtccccttctcctgcccccaatccctcccagcatcagggtcttttctaactttTGGGTAAGAATAAAAACCACCACAATTATTCAGTTAATAATCCACAAAGAACATAAATGCTAAAGTGCTACCATTTAGCAGGTAGCAGCATTGCAATGAAACCAGGAGCTGGATAAGAAGCTCTTTTGCGGGTAAATTGTATCCCCAAAGCTAAAATTTATGAAATTACTTAAGGAACAAGAAGTATTCACTAAGTGTCTCCCTTGAAATCATAGGCTACCGAATAATGAAACACAGCAGGGTTATAACTCCAGTAACAGAAAGAGAGCTGGGAAACCAAACAGAAACGCTGTGCGATTAGGCTAATGCTAAGGACATCTTCCCAATTACTTAGGGTGAGGTGGGAGACCGAGCCTTTAGAATTACAAGGTCGGGCTGCAGATGGAAGGAAAGGGCACGAGAGACCACGAGCACAAAAGGATAAAAGTTGGTTGGAAATGATCTGTTCACAATTTTTGCTCACCTCTCAGACGACTTAGTGCGTTTCTGGCCAAGGGAAACATCCTGCGGTTGAACATAAAATGGCTGCAACTACAGCTGCTGGCCTCTATCAATTAGGCGTCTAGTACCCTTGCAGAGTcctgaaaaacaaaatggctcTCGGCTGCGCTCTTCAAAGAGATTTGATGAAATCTCTCGCGAGACCTCTAAAGACCTATAGAATTTGCCCTCTTTACAGCACGCAAATATACACGCCTTTTGGGAAATGTAGTTTCACCCTTTATAAATGTCTTAACCGGGTATGGAACAATGAGAAAATCGCTTGCCTTTAAGCCAGGTTTAGGGCTCTTTAGAGGAGAACTGAGACATTAATGTTAGACTAGTCATCAAAAACATCAACTTCAAGACGGTGTTCAGAGGCTTGAGCTTGTATCTCGCTCCACACTAGCCAGTACTTTCTGTTCCCTCCAAACTTcgtttctttctttgattttttgtttCCTATTACTACCTACtaatatgtttaattttgaattttggaaTGATTTCAAGTTATGAGGAACGTTGCAAGAACAGTAAAAGGAATTCTCAATACATAGAAAAATCTGTAATAAAGCAAATTTAACAAATTGTTGATCATAGAATCTTGGCTGTGTGTGTTCAGAATAcaattatttcaatatttctgtatgttttgacattttcataataaaatattatcaaaaccgtgtctcttatatctcctgcatggcaagcgGTTGCCACCTTTAGTCTCCTATAAAACTGAagagttcctctgcctttctttgtctttcatggtattaatttttttcttaattttcagttcagttcagtcgttcagtcgtgtctgactccttgcgaccccatggactgcagcacgccaggcctccttgtccatcaccaactcccggagctttcttaaattcctgtccattgagtcggtgatgccatccaaccatctcattctctgtcgtccccttctcctgccttcaatctttcccagcatcagggtgttttccaatgagtcagttctttgcatcaggtggccaaagcattggagtttcagcttcagcatcagtctttccaatgaatattcaggactgatttcctttaggatagactggctggatctccttgcagtccaagggactctcaagagtcttctccagcactacagttcaaaagcaacaattcttcaccgctcagctttctttatggtccaactctcacatgcatacatgactactggaaaaaccatagctttgactagacagacctttgttggcaaagtaatgtctctgcttttgaatatgctatctagtttggtcatagcttttcttccaaggagaaagcatcttttaatttcatgactgcagtcagcatgtgcagcgattttggagccccccaaaataaagtctctcactgtttccattgtttccgcatctattttccatgaaatgatgggactggatgccatgatcttagtttttgaatgttgagttttaagccagcttttttactcttctctttcactttcatcaagaggctctgtagttcctcttcaccttcactttctgccataagtgaaatgtcatctgcatatctgaggttactgatatttctcctggcaatcttgattctagcttgtgcttcatgcagcctggcatttcacatgatgtaccctggcggctcagatggtaaagaagctgcctgcaatgcaggagacccaggttcgatccttgggtcaggaagatgccctgtggAAGgtaatgggaacccactctagtattcttgcctggagatttccatggacagaggagcctggtgggctacagtccatggggttgcaaagagtcggacatgactaagcaatacTTACTTACTcacttactctgcatataagttaaataagcagggtgacaatgtacagccttgtcacactccttttccagtttggaaccagtctgttgttccatgtacatgttctaactgttgcttcgtcaCTTgcatatctcaggaggcaggtaaagtgatgtggtattcccatctctttaagaattttccacagtttgttgtgattcggtcaaaggctttggcgaagtcaataaagcagaagtagatatctttctggaactctcttgctttttcgatgatccaacggatgttggcaatttgacctctggttctctgccttttctaagtccagctggaacatctggaagttctcagttacaTAccgttgaagcctcacttgaaggatttggagcattactttgctagcatgtgagatgagtgcaattgtatcaTAGTTTGAACTtgctttgtcattgcctttctttgggattggaatgaaaactgaccttttccagttttgtggccactgctgagttttccaaatttgctggcatattgagtgcagcactttaaaagcattattttctTACTATAGGTAAGCTTAttctctctattttacatatgaaggaAGTGAGTACAGTATCAAGATTAGGAGATTTTAAGCAACAGAACGGGTAATGGACCTTTTGACTATACAAGTTTATGCTCTGTAATATATTTGAAGAGTACAGGCCGGTTATTTTGTAACAGTTCCCTCAACTTTTGTGTACTTGATGTTTTCTTAtaattactgctactgctaagtcacttcagtcgtgtccgactctgtgcgaccccataaacggcagcccaccaggctcctccgtccctgggattctccaggcaagaacactggagtgggttgccatttccttctccaatgcatgaaagtgaaaagtgaaagggaagtcactcagtcgtgtccgactttagcgacccagtggactgcagcctaccaggcttctccgcctattggattttccaggcaagagcactggagtggggtgccattgccttctccgttagatTCAGTTAAAGCACTTCTAACGGAAATACTACATAACAAGTGTGTTTTTTTAGGGTATCTTATCAGTAAGCCTATATATAATATTAGtttgtctcattttttaattttaattttcttttttttatttttggctgtgctggatctttaaTGCTGTGCGTAGGCTTTAGTCTCGGCGAGTGAGGTTGAATGGGagctactctgtagttgtggtgcacatgcttcttattgtggtgccttctcttattgcagagggctctagggcactcaggtTTCACTAGTACAGCACTGGCTTAGTTGTCCAGGGGCAAGTAAAATCCTCCCCAGGCAGGGAcggaacccatgtcctctgcattggtaggtggatacTTAACCATTGGATGACCTGGGAGGTCTTTGTCTCATTATTGATAATGCCAACTTTAATCATTTGGTCAAAAGTGTGGCCTCCAAGTTTCTATACTAAAAAGttactgtttccttctttctaatTAATAAGTAATATGAGAATACATTGAGACTATGTGTATATCCTATTCTTTATCGAACTTCCACCCACTAGTTTTTGTATTCATCGATGATTTTTCATCGTGGATGAAGCAacatctggaatcaagattgccggtagaaatatcaataacctcagatacacagatgaaaccactcttatggcagaaagcaagaagaactaaagagcctcttgatgaaagtgaaagaggagagtgaaaaagttggcttaaaactcaacattcagaaaactaagatcatagcatctagtcccattacttcatggaaaatagatggggaaacaatggaaaccgtgagagactttattttcttgggctcccaaatcactgcagatggtgactgcagccatgaaattaaaagatgcttgctccttggaagaaaagctatgactaacttagacacagcatactaaaaagcagagacattgccaacaaaggtctgtctagtcaaagctatggtttttcctgtggtcatgtatggatgtgagagttgagctatAAGTTCAATACAGGGtccaggatgcttggggctggtgcactgggatgacccggggggatggtgtggggtgggggggtgggaggggggtttcgggattgggaacacacgtacacctgtggcagattcatgttgatgtgtggcaaaaccaatacaatattgtagagtaaaaaaaaaataataataaataattttaaaaaatcaaaagaaagaaagaaagaaagctgagtgccgaagaattgatgcttctgaactgtggttttagagaagactcttgagagtcccttggactgcaaggagatccaaccagtcaatcctaaaggaaatcagtcctgaatattcattggaagaactgatgctgaagctgaaactccaatgctttggccacccaatgcgaagaactggctcattggaaaagaccctgatcctgggaaagattgaaggcgggaggagaaagggtcaacagaggatgaggtggttggatggcatcaccgactcaatggaaatgagtttgatcaagctttAGGAATTgggatggacggggaagcctggcgtgctgcagtctacggggtctcaaagagtcagacgcgactgagtgacggaactgaactgatgctttttaccTAAAAGAATTATTAGTATGAAAGttgcaaaatgatgatttttctaACTCTATCATTTCTTCCATATTTAACACTAGGTATTCTACTACAAGGAGAAATTTTATCTTCTtccctatttatttgtttattatcagTTTGGATTCATGGATTCCAAAGGTT
This Budorcas taxicolor isolate Tak-1 chromosome X, Takin1.1, whole genome shotgun sequence DNA region includes the following protein-coding sequences:
- the LOC128070083 gene encoding cytochrome c oxidase subunit 7B, mitochondrial, with protein sequence MFNRRMFPLARNALSRLRVQSIQQAVARQIHQKRAPDFHDKYGNAVLASGATFCVAVWVYTATQIGIEWNPSPVGRVTPKEWREQ